ATCCATTCATTTTCAAATCGCTTTGTTTGAATGGAATTTCCTCGCCATTTGCAATATCTAATTGTAATTTTACCAAATCTAATCCAGAAACATATTCAGTAATTGGATGTTCTACTTGTAATCTGGCATTAATTTCAATGAAATAGAAATCACCATTATCAGCCCTTAGAAATTCTGCTGTACCCAGATTTGTGTAATCTACAGCTTTTGCGGCATTGCAAACAATTTCACCTATACGTTCACGAATCTCTTCATCGACGACAGGAGAGGGGGTTTGTTCAATTAATTTCTGATTACGTCTTTGAATTGAACACTCTCTCTCAAAGATATGAACAGTGTTACCATGCTTGTCTCTTGCCATTTGATATTCAATGTGTCTTGTTTTCTCTAGGAATTTTTCAACCAGTATTGCAGATTTTCCTACAGCCGCAATTGATTCTCCAGTAACGGATACAAATCCTTCTCGTAGTTCTTTGTCATTGTTTGCAAGTCTAATTCCACGTCCCCCACCACCATAAACTGATTTAAGTAAAACTGGATATCCAATATCATTTGCAATAGATACAGCTTCTTCAACATCTTTTACCAAGTCTGGACTTCCTGGAACAGTTGGAACTTTAGCTTTTAGCATTGCAGCTTTACATCTCATTTTATCTCCACAGAGATTCATTGAATCAGCTGAAGGACCAATAAAATTAATTTTATTTTTCTCACATAATCTTGCAAAATCATCATTTTCAGAAAGAAAACCATAACCGGGATGAACAGCATCAGCACCTGCAGATAACATCACTTCAAGAATTTTTTCTTGATTAAGATAGGATTTTGCAGGAGCTGCTTCTCCAATATGATATGCTTCTGAGGCTTGTTTTACATGCATAGAGTTGTAATCTTCATCTGAATATACTGCAACAGTTTTGATTCCAAGTGCCTTACAAGTTCTAATAACACGTAAAGCGATTTCCCCCCTATTTGCAATCAGTACTTTCTCAATCATGTTCTATCACAAATTGATGTTTCCGTGTTTTCTTGGAAGTTGTTTTTCACGCTTGTTTGCAAGCATACGTAATGCTTTGATTAGCATAGGCCTTGTTTCAGCTGGATCAATTACATTATCAACAGTTCCATGAGATGCAGCAACGTATGGATTCTCAAATTTTTCTGCAAATTCACCGATTAATTGTTTTTTTAGTTCTTCTGCATCATCTGCAGAATCAAGTTCCTTTCTATACATGATTTTAACTGCTGCCTCTCCTCCCAAAACGGCACATCTAGCAGTGGGCCATGCATAATTAATATCAGTTCTAAGATTTTTACTTCCCATTGCAATGTATGCACCACCATATGCTTTTCCAATTACTAGAGTAATTCTTGGAACAGTTGCTTCACAATATGCATATAGTAACTTACTTCCATGTCTGATGATTCCGTTATGTTCTTGATTAGATCCTGGCATGTATCCTGGAGTATCAACCAGAGTAATTATTGGAATGTTAAATGCATCACAAAATCGAATGAACCTTGCTGCTTTGTTTGATGAATCAATATCAAGTGCGCCTGCAAGATGAATTGGTTGGTTAGCAACAATTCCTACAACTTGACCGTCCATTCTTCCATAACCTACAACAACATTTGGTGCAAATAGTTCATGTACTTCAAAGAATTCATGATTATCTACAATTGAATTAATAATTTCTTTCATGTCATAAGGCTGTAAAGGATTTTCAGGGATGATGTTGATCAAATTGTGATCCAATCTATTTGGATCATCATCAGTTTTGATTTTTGGAGGTGCTTCAGCATTGTTTTGAGGCAGATAAGAGATTAATTTTTTGATGTAATCCATACATTCATACTCATTTTGTGCAACAAAATGAGCAACGCCACTTTTTGAACCATGTGTCATGGCTCCACCAAGATCATCAAATGAAATTTCCTCACCAAGAACAGTCTTAACCACATCAGGTCCGGTAACAAACATTGTTCCGACTTTTTCCACCATTATTACAAAATCAGTCATTGCAGGAGAATATACAGAACCACCTGCTGAAGGACCAATACTTGCAGTAATTTGAGGAATAACTCCTGAAGCTAATTGATTATGATAAAAGATATCTGCAAATCCATCAAGACTCATAATTCCTTCTTGAATTCTTGCACCACCAGAATCCATAATACCAATAATTGGACAACCAGTTTTTACTGCATGATCCATCAATTTAGTAATTTTTTTGGCACCCATCTGACTTAGGGTTCCACCAAGAACAGTAAAATCATAAGCAAAGACAAAGATTTGCCTACCGTTTACATTTCCATAACCTCCAACAACACCATCTGTAAAGAATTTCTTCTTCTGCATTTCATATTCGTGGTAATGATGTGTAGTTAATGGATCAATTTCAGTAAAAGTTCCTTCATCAAGTAAAAGATCGATTCTTTCACGGGCAGTTAATTTACCTTTATCATGTTGGGCTTTGATTCTATCTTGTCCCCCGCCTTGTAATGCTGTGTTATTTCTTTTAGTATATCCTTCAATCTTTTCAGAATGCATAACAGTGATCTAACTCAAGGATGGTTTACTATATTAATTTAGTTTTAGAATTAAAATATCATGTGATTTTGGCAAAAATTCATAGATCATTGTTTTTTTAGAATTTCAAGAGTTAAGAATTGGAAATTTCTTGTGGGTGGATTTCTGATAAGAAATAAAAGCATCTTTTTCTTCACTGCACTTTTTACATATACATAATTGGGAAACATTAGAAATATCACAAGTTTCCTGAAATTCACATTGAAGACAACCAGCTGATCCTCCACAAACGCTACATTGTAATTCATTAATTTGAGCACATTTTTCATGTTTTACACCTAATCCTTTTGCCCACAATCCAATTTCATTGATTTCTATTTTTTCATTACAGACAATACATGTGCCTGGAAATTTCATAGGAATTTTTCGCCAACTCATTGAATTAGTTCAATCTCCTTTTCAATAATATCTCCAAAAGTTTCTTCGAGTTCTAATTCCAGAGTTTTATTTTTAATGCAAAATAAAACATAAGGAAGACACAAAGTTACACAAGCACTTGAAGACATATGTAATTTTTTTGCCATTACAGATGATAATGATTTGATTTTTGCACCATCCCAACGAATTCTATTAAGTAATGGCCATGAAAGATTGTATTGTGCATATCTAATTCGATCATCATTTTTATATAATTTTATCAGAATATCATTTAGGTATCTCAAAAGTCTCCAATTCTGAGTTTTCATAATCTTTCCAAAAAGCATATCAGCATTTGAAATAGTTTCCAAATAGTTTGCAAGACTTGAGTTATCCAAAGTACTAGAGATAATACTGGAATAAAACGCATTAATTTTTTCCCTTGGATCAATTTGCATTGAATATAAAACAATTCTAGCTTCTTCAATCGAATTTGCTTTAAAGAAAGCATTTACACCATCTTCGACGTTGATATTTTCAAAAGTTGTTTCGGTTTGAGGATTAAAACCAGTAACTAAAGATTGGGCAAAGTTAATCATTGAACGAATATCTCCTTTAGATTTATCAATTGCTTTGATTAATGAACCAGGACTTAGTTTTGCATTTTCTTTTTTCAGAATATTTTCAAGATAGACTCGAAGTAACCTAGGAGGAATTTTTTTGAAATAGATTACTTTAACTACTTTTTTGATGCTTTTCATTTTATCGGATGTATCATTATTTGCTGCAAGAATAATTGGTACTGTAGGTTCTTTCAAAATATCAACAAGTGCTGAAGCTCCACCATAATCACCACGTCCATGAATTCCATCAACTTCATCAACAAAAATCATCGGAGTTCCCAGTACGCTAACATTACCCAGAACAGGCATGAGGATTTCATTAATTCTAGATTTACTTCTAACATCGCTTGCATTTAGTCCAATCATATCATATCCAAATTGCTTGGCCACAAGATACGCAATCGTAGTTTTTCCAATACCTGGTGGGCCAACTAGAAGAAGAGGTTTGGTACCCTTTTTCCATTTTGCAAACCATTCCATAATTGCAGCACGCGATTCTTCATTTCCCACCATATCAGAAATATTCTGAGGTCGGTATTTTTCAGACCACATCAATTTTATCACTTAGGAAGTTTAGAGTTGAACTCAGACCATTTGTTGATCTTTTGTAATTTATTGTACCAAAATTGATTGTAATGTTCAACAGTTAAAAATAAAAATTCCAGAAATTCTTTGTGTGTGAAATCTTGAGGCAATAATTCTAGAGTTAGCCTTGCATCTTGCAAATACAGATTACTTTTTTCCATGGTTATTTCGAATCCTTTTTTCACATCATTTGCCAACAAAGAATAGTAAAGTGGCCAGGAAGGGATTTTTACAAATCCATTTTTTATAGAATCTTCAATTTCATTTCCGCACCCAACACCTTCGGCAGCTCTTGCCATACCTAAATAGAAAATTTCTCCCAAAGGTCGTTCAGCAAGAGCCATATTTCTACCGGCAGTTCCCATGACAGCACGGTATTTTTTGTAAGATAAAGTCATTTCTTCTTCAGTAATAGTAGTTGGTTTTGACTTTAATTTCTCATCTAAGTACTGTCCAACTCTAGCATCTTTAAATCCGTCTTCAAATTCTTTTAGAACTTGTTCACCACCTTTTGAAATTTTATCTCTAGCTAATTTTAGAATATAAGGATTCATGAGTTTGTAATCGTCAAGAAATTCCAAGTCTTCATCTTTATCTACAATTCTATCCATAGGTTCACTCAAATCAATTGCCAGAATATGTCCTTCAACAACATCTTGTTTTAATTGAGGATCATTCCTTCCAGAATATTCTGCCGCAGCATCAAACAATCCATTAAAAACAGGAAATGTCATTTTTACAAAATTAGAATTT
The nucleotide sequence above comes from Nitrosopumilus sp.. Encoded proteins:
- a CDS encoding biotin carboxylase N-terminal domain-containing protein gives rise to the protein MIEKVLIANRGEIALRVIRTCKALGIKTVAVYSDEDYNSMHVKQASEAYHIGEAAPAKSYLNQEKILEVMLSAGADAVHPGYGFLSENDDFARLCEKNKINFIGPSADSMNLCGDKMRCKAAMLKAKVPTVPGSPDLVKDVEEAVSIANDIGYPVLLKSVYGGGGRGIRLANNDKELREGFVSVTGESIAAVGKSAILVEKFLEKTRHIEYQMARDKHGNTVHIFERECSIQRRNQKLIEQTPSPVVDEEIRERIGEIVCNAAKAVDYTNLGTAEFLRADNGDFYFIEINARLQVEHPITEYVSGLDLVKLQLDIANGEEIPFKQSDLKMNGYAIECRINAEDTFLDFAPSTGPVPNVTIPAGPGVRCDTYLYPGCTVSPFYDSLMAKLVTWGQTFEESRTRMLAALNDFYIQGVETSIPLYKTILSSEEYKTGQLSTDFLKRFDMINRLTEDLKNEKIDKSEAAIAAAIIHSEYLKSRIQNDATASSNWKYKLD
- a CDS encoding acyl-CoA carboxylase subunit beta — encoded protein: MHSEKIEGYTKRNNTALQGGGQDRIKAQHDKGKLTARERIDLLLDEGTFTEIDPLTTHHYHEYEMQKKKFFTDGVVGGYGNVNGRQIFVFAYDFTVLGGTLSQMGAKKITKLMDHAVKTGCPIIGIMDSGGARIQEGIMSLDGFADIFYHNQLASGVIPQITASIGPSAGGSVYSPAMTDFVIMVEKVGTMFVTGPDVVKTVLGEEISFDDLGGAMTHGSKSGVAHFVAQNEYECMDYIKKLISYLPQNNAEAPPKIKTDDDPNRLDHNLINIIPENPLQPYDMKEIINSIVDNHEFFEVHELFAPNVVVGYGRMDGQVVGIVANQPIHLAGALDIDSSNKAARFIRFCDAFNIPIITLVDTPGYMPGSNQEHNGIIRHGSKLLYAYCEATVPRITLVIGKAYGGAYIAMGSKNLRTDINYAWPTARCAVLGGEAAVKIMYRKELDSADDAEELKKQLIGEFAEKFENPYVAASHGTVDNVIDPAETRPMLIKALRMLANKREKQLPRKHGNINL
- a CDS encoding AAA family ATPase, translating into MWSEKYRPQNISDMVGNEESRAAIMEWFAKWKKGTKPLLLVGPPGIGKTTIAYLVAKQFGYDMIGLNASDVRSKSRINEILMPVLGNVSVLGTPMIFVDEVDGIHGRGDYGGASALVDILKEPTVPIILAANNDTSDKMKSIKKVVKVIYFKKIPPRLLRVYLENILKKENAKLSPGSLIKAIDKSKGDIRSMINFAQSLVTGFNPQTETTFENINVEDGVNAFFKANSIEEARIVLYSMQIDPREKINAFYSSIISSTLDNSSLANYLETISNADMLFGKIMKTQNWRLLRYLNDILIKLYKNDDRIRYAQYNLSWPLLNRIRWDGAKIKSLSSVMAKKLHMSSSACVTLCLPYVLFCIKNKTLELELEETFGDIIEKEIELIQ